In Clostridia bacterium, the genomic stretch ACAGCCGCCGGCACTCCTGCGGGTGGCGCCGGGGCTTTCCCCCGACACGCACGAGTACATCTCCACGGGCGGCCGCGGCGGGAAGTTCGGCTTCGACGGGCCCAGCGGCGAAGCGCTGCGCGGGCTCCTCCGCGCGCACGAGGCCGGGGTGCGCCTGGCCGGACTGCACGCCCACCTCGGCTCGCAGATCGGCGACGCCTCCATCTATGCGGCCGGGGTGCGCTACCTGTACGACTTGCGCCGCCAGTTCGCCGAGCGCACCGGCGTGTGGCTGGAAGAGGTCAACATCGGCGGCGGCCCGGCCTACCGGTACGTGGATGAAAAGCCGTTGGACGCCGAGACCTGGGCGGCCGCGGTCGCGGAGGCGGAGCGCGCGGCTGCGGCCGGCCAGCCGCCCGCGCGCATCGGCATCGAGCCGGGACGCGCCATCGCGGCGCCGGCCGGGCTCACGATCTACACGGCCGGAGACACGCACCGCGTGCCCGGCTTCACGCCGGTCGTGGCCGTGGACGGGGGCATGGGCGACAACATCCGCCCCGCGCTGTACCAGGCCCGCTACCGCGCCGCGCGTGTGGAGGGGGACGGTCCCGTGGAGATCTGCCACGTCGTCGGCCGCTACTGCGAGTCGGGCGACGTTCTCCTCGCCGGCGCGGCGCTGCCGCGCCTGCGCCGGGGCGACCGCCTCGCCGTGTTCGGGACCGGCGCGTACACGTTCCCGATGTCGATGCGCTACAACGCCGTGCCCCGGCCGGCCGTCGTCATGCTGCGCAACGGCGAGCACGCCTGCGTGTGCGAGAGAGAGACGGAGGAAGACCTTCTCCGCGGCCAGCGCCTGGCGCCATGGCAGGCATCTTGACCGGATGCGCTTTCCAGGCCTACGATGGCGACGATGATGACCGATCTGACCGTGCTCATCTACGGCGTGCCGGGCCTGCTCTTCGCCCTGTCCTTTCACGAGTACGCGCACGCCTGGATGGCGACGCGTCTTGGCGATCCGACTCCCCGTGCCGCTGGCCGCTTGACGCTGAACCCGTTCGCGCATGTCGACTGGTTGGGCCTGATCATGCTGTGGGTCGCCCGCTTCGGCTGGGCGAAGCCGGTTCCCGTGGATCCGCGGAACTTCGCGCAGCCGAGAGCGGGAATGCTGTGGACGGCGCTCGCCGGGCCGGTCGCGAACGCCATCGCCGCCGTGGCCAGCGCCTGGCTCCTCGTCCGTGCCGACCGGTTGTTCGGCGAAGCGGCGGGGGTGGCGGACGCCATCCGCATCATTCTGTACCTCTCCCTCGTCTACAACGTGTCGCTGGCGATCTTCAACCTGATTCCCATCCCTCCCCTGGACGGGTCGCGCATCCTGGGCAGCCTCCTGCCGCCTCACGCGGCCTGGCGGTACCAGCAGGTCGAGGCCTACGGCTGGCTCGTGCTCCTTCTGCTCGTGGCGTCCGGGTACGTGGGGAACCTGATCTCGCCGCTCATCGGCTTCGGCACGCGCACGCTGTTGGGGTGGTTCGCGCCGTGACGGCGACGCGTCAAGAACCGGACGACCTCGCGGAAGCGATCCGCTGGACGGAGGAGCGTCTCGCGGCGGGCGAGGGCGTGCCTCTGGCGCCGCTCGCCGAGCGCGCGCGTCGCCGCTGGGCCCGCATGGACGCCGCGGACCTGGAGCCGGCCAGCCAGGCGCTGGTCCAGCTTGCGCGGCTCGTGGAGAAGCGGGCCCGGCTCCTCTTCCCGCCGGAGCCGGCGCCGCAGGAGAACGAGGCGGAAGGCGAAGGCGAGGAGGCCGGCGGGCCCTTCCTGCCGGGCGAGGAACTCCTGGAGCGGCTCGCGGCCCTGGAGGCGTACCAGGACGTCGCGAAGGCCCTCCAGGCCTATCAGCAGGAGGCGCGGCGCAAGTATCCCCGCGGCGCGGCCGGACGCCCTCGGCTTGTGGAGGAGCCGGCGGACGCCGTCTCGGCGGATGCGCTGCTCGCCGCGTTCCGCGCCGTCTGGGAGCGGGCGCGCGAGCAGTCGCGCCAGGTCGCGCGGGAGCCGGTCACCATCCGTGACCGCATGCGGGAGATCCTCCGCCGCGTTCAGGTCGGACCGGTGGCCTTCGACGGGCTCTTCGGGGCGTCCGCGGGGCGGCGCGACGTCATCCTGACCTTCCTCGCGCTGCTGGAGTTGATCCGCCTCGGGGAGGTCGTCGCGCGCCAGGAAGATCCGCGGGCGCCGATCGTCGTCTTTCCCGGGCGACCGGCCTCCGGTCGGGGGGGCGGCGGGCGCTGAACCCGCTCGTTCCGCAGGTCGAGGCATTGCTGTTCGCGGCCGAGGAACCGCTCACCACCGCGCGCCTGGCCGACCTCTGCGGGGTGGAGAGGGGCGCGGTGGAGGCCGCCCTCCGGGAGCTTGAGGGCGCGCTGGCGGACGCATCCCGGGGAATCCAGCTGGAAGCGGTGGCCGGCGGCTGGCGGCTCGTCACCAAGCCCGCGCACGCGGACGTCATCGCGCGGCTCAAGGGACCGGCGGGCGCGCCGCTGTCCCCGGCCGCGCTGGAGACGCTCGCGATCATCCTCTACCAGCAGCCGGTCACCCGCGCGGAGATCGACGCCCTGCGCGGGGTCCACTCGGAAAGCGCGCTGCACACCCTGATCGAGCGCGGATTCGTGCGCGAGGTCGGCCGCAAGGACGCGCCGGGGCGGCCGGCCCTCTACGGAACGACGAGGCGGGTGCTCACGTACTTCGGCATCCGCGACGTCCGCGACCTGCCCGATCCGCGCACGCTGCTGCCCTCGGACGCCCCGCGCCAGCTGTTCCTGCGCGTCCCGCCCAAGGCGCAGGGCCAGGACTAGGAAACGCCATCTCTGGACAGGCTTTCCACGGTGATGGCGTTGAGCGCGCCCCATCTCTCCGTCGCGTGGGTGGTCGCCGTCGCGGTCGCGGGGCTGCTCGCGGCCGCCGCCCTGGTCCGCGTGTCGCTCGGCGTGCACGTGCGGTGGGACGAGCGGCCTGCGCGGCGCGAGGGCATCGTGGAGTGGCGGTGCGGCCCCCTGGGAGGCACGGCCCCGCTTCCCCTGCCGAAGGACCTCCCGCTCCGGCTCGACAGCCTCGACGTCACCGTGCGCGACGTCCGCCGCTGGGTCCGGGACCTGCGCGCGCACGTCCCGGAACTCCTCGCGATGGGCGTCGCATTTGGAGGCGCCCGGCTGGAGACGCTCGTCCTGCGCGTCCAGGTGGGCACCGGCGACGCCGCGCAAACGGCCATCGCCTACGGCCTCGTGCACGCCGCGCTGTGGCCCGCGCTCGTCGCCTCCGCCCGCGCTTGGCGGTACCGCGGCCGGCCGGACATCGCCATCTGGCCCGACTTCTCCCCGTGGCCGTCGTGGTCGTTCGAGGCGCACTGCATATGGTCGTGGCGCCTCGGGCACCTTATAGCCGCTCTCGGGCGCATCGCGCTGGGTCAGGTCGCGCGCGCCGTCGCCCGCTGGGCGAAACGCATGGTCTTGGAGGTGCGCCCTTCGTGAGCGAGCACGCCATTCAGGGCTTGATGCAGACGGCGATGGAGTCCCTCAAGGGCATGATCGACGTCAACACGGTGGTCGGCGACGCGGTGGAGACGAAGGACGGCACGGTGATCGTGCCGGTCTCGCGCGTGGCGTTCGGCTTCGCGGCGGGCGGCAGCGACTGGCCGGGCGCCCGGGGCGAGGCCCACCCGTTCGGCGGCGGCAGCGGCGCGGGCGTGTCCGTGCAGCCGGTCGCGTTTCTCGTCGTCAGCCCGAACGCCATCCGGCTTCTTCCTGTCGGCGACCGCGGCACGGTGGAGCGCCTGCTCGACATGACGCCCGAGGTGCTCGACCGCCTGCAGGGCGTGCTTCAGAAGAACGGCGACGGGCGTCGCGCCGCCATGCGGGACGGCACCGCGCTCGCGACGAGGACCTCGCCCGCCGGCGGGGACGCGGCGAAAAGCCAGGCGACGTCCGACCCCTACGGCCCGTATCCCACCGACTGACCGGACGGTCGTCGACGCGACGGTCCCGGCACGCGCGCCCCCTGGAAACGGGGGCGTTCGTTTTCTCGTCTTCCACGATTTGTGTGACATGCCCGGCCGGCGCGGCAGGCACGTTAAGCGCAGGACGGAGGATCGGCGGGCATGCGCAGCATCTGGAACGGCGCGTTGAGCTTCGGCCTCGTGCACATCCCCGTGCGGCTGTACGCCGCGACGGAGGACCGCGACGTGCACTTCCGGCAGCTGCACCGGGCCGACCACACTCCGATCCAGTACCGGCGGCACTGCCCGGCGTGCGGCCAGGACGTCAGCGCAGAGGAGATCGTGCGCGGGTACGAGTACCTGCCGGGCCAGTTCGTCGTCGTCGACGACGAGGACCTCGAGAAGCTGCCGCTGCCGACGAGCAAGACGGTCGAGATCCTCGACTTCGTCCGGGTGGAGGAAGTGGACCCGATCTACTTCGACCGTTCGTACTTCCTTGCGCCCGCTGAGGGCGGCGCCCGCCCGTTCGCGCTGCTGCGCGCCACCATGGGCCGCTCAGGCCGCGCCGGGCTCTGCCGCATCGCGCTGCGTGCGAAGGAGCGCCTCGGCCTCGTTCGCCTCTACGGCGACGACGCCCTGGTGCTGGAGACGCTGCACTACCCGGACGAAATCCGGCAGCCGGCCGGGCTCGAAGATCTCCGGCAACTGCCGGCCCCCTCGGAGCGCGAGCTCGCGATCGCCGAGCAGCTGGTGCAGAGCCTGTCGGTGCCGTTCCAGCCGGAGCGCTACCACGATCGCTATCGCGAAGCCCTGCGGGACCTCATCGAGCGCAAGGTGGCGGGACAGGAGATCGTGGAGCCCGCGCCCGTCGAGGAGCGCGTGCCGCGCGACCTCCTCGCGGCCCTGGAGGAGAGCGTGCGCAGGGTGGAGGCGCAGCGCGCCCTGGCCGGGCGCACCAGCTAGATGCGGCCCGCGGGTTCGGCGGCGGGATGGCCTGTGCCGCCTGTGGTGATGGAGCCGGTGCTTTGGCCGGAGCCGTTTGACGACCCGCGCTTCGCCTTCCAGGTCAAGTGGGACGGCATCCGCCTGCTCACCTGGGTGAGCGGCGGCGCGATCCGCGCCCGGACGCGCCGCGGCCACCCGCGCGAGCACGCGTACCCGGAGCTGGAGGCCCTGGCCGAGGGGCCGGACGCCGTGTACGACGGCGAGATGGTCGTGCTGGTGGACGGCCGGCCGTCCTTCCCCGCGGTCCTGCGCCGCGATCGGGCGCGGGACGCGCGCGCCGTGGCACGCCTGGCCCGCGCCTGGCCGGCCGTGTACCAGGTGTTCGACATCCTGTGGGAGGACGGCCGCGATTGGCGCCGGCAGCCTTGGCAGGCCCGTCACGAGCGGTTGGAGCGCCTGCTCAGGGGCCGCGACGGCCGGGTGGCGCGGGTCGACGCCTGGCCCGGCGAGAAGGGCAGCGCCCTCTTCGAAGCCGTGGAGCGCCTCGGCCTGGAGGGCGTCGTCGCCAAGGAACGCACGAGCGCGTACCTCCCTGGCAAGAGGTCCGACAGCTGGCGAAAGATCAAGGTCTGGCGGACGCGGAACGGCGTGGTGGGGGGCTACCTGCCCGGGGCGGACGGGCTGGGCTCCGTCCTCATCGGCGCGTACGACGGACCATGGCTGCGGTACATCGGCCGCGCCGGGTCCGGGCTGTCGACCAGCGACCGCCGGGTGCTTCGCGCATTCCTCGACGCTCACCGCGTTCCGGCCAGCCCCTTCCGCCCGGCTCCCGGGGGCTTGCCGGCCGAACCCGTGTGGGTGGAGCCGCTGCTCGTCGTGACGGTGCGCTTCCAGGAGTGGACGCCCGGCCTCCTGCTGAGGGCGCCGACCGTCGTGGCCGTCGCGCGGGGGGACCCGCGCCAATGCCGTCTTGAGGATTGGGGGGTGGAGGCGCCGGATGGGGTCGGAAGAGACGGTCTGGGTGGACGGACGCCGCCTGACGCTCCGTAACCTCGACAAGCCGTTCTGGCCGGACGACGGGCTCACCAAGGGCCACATGGTCCAGTACTACGAGGCGGTGGCGGACGCCATCCTGCCGCACCTCGAAGGACGCCCGCTGGTCGTCACGCGCTACCCGGACGGCATTCACGGCGAGTGGTTCTACCAGAAGAACCGCCCTCCCGGCACGCCCGAGTGGGTCCCGCTCTGGCCGTACTATTCGCAGGAGAGCCGTCGCTGGCTGGGCTTCGTCGTCTGCCGCGATCGCGCCACGCTCGTCTGGCTGGCCAACCAGGCGGCGATCGAACTGCACCCCTGGTACTCGCCGTGCATGAACCCGGAGGAGCCGGACTTCTGCGTCATCGACCTGGACCCCATGGAGCCGGCCACGTTTGACGACGCGCGCGACGTGGCGCTCGTGCTGCGGGAGTACCTCGAACGGCGCGGCGTGCGGGCGTTCCTCAAGACGTCGGGCGCCACGGGGCTGCACGTGTACGTGCCCCTGCGCCGCGGGTACACCTACCGCCAGACGTCGGAGGCGGTGCGGCGCCTCGCCGTCGCGTTCGTCCGCATGTGGCCGGAGCGGTGCACCGTGGAGCGGATGGTGAACAAGCGGGGCGGCAAAGTGTACATCGACTACCTGCAGAACCACATGGGGAAGACGCTTTGCGCGCCCTACAGCCTGCGGCCCCGGCCTGGAGCCCCCGTATCCTGTCCCCTCGACTGGTCCGAGCTGGCCTCCGTCGACCCGGCGTACTGGAACCTGCGCAGCGTGCCGGAGCGCCTTCGCCGCCGCGGCGACCCGTGGCGGAACATGCTGCAGGAGCGCCAGCCGCTTGAGCTGCTCGTCGGCGAGCGCATCTACGTGTGAAGGGGGTGCCCGCGGTGCCGCTGGAATGCCTGTCCGAGGTCGAAGCGAGGTTCCGCCGGCGGGGTTGGGCGCTCCATCCCTATCAGGTCCGGGCCGCCGAGCGCATCGTCGAGGAGATGGGCGGGAGCGGCATCCTGGCCGACGAGGTCGGCCTCGGCAAGACCATCGAGGCCGGGCTTGTCATTCTCGAGTTGCAGCGGCGGGAGCGTTGCCGCGACGTTCTCGTCCTCGTGCCGGCCTCGCTCACGTACCAGTGGCGTCGCGAGCTCGCGGAGAAGTTCGGGTTGCGAACCACGGACCGGGCCGGGGAGGGGGGCATCGTCGTCCGCTCGCTGGATGCGGCGAAGCGCGACGGGCGCGCCGGCGGCCTACTCGGCCGACGGTGGGACCTCGTCGTCGTCGACGAGGCACACCGCCTGAAGAACCGCCGCACGCGGGTCCACCAGTTCGTGGCGGCGCTCGACCGCCGCCATCTCGTGCTCATCTCGGCGACGCCGCTGCAGAACGACCTAACGGAGCTTTACGCGCTGGTTTCGCTGATCCAGCCGGACCTGTTCGGCGGGTTCGAGTCGTTTCAACGACGTTTTCTCATGGACCGCCGCACGCCCAGGGACCCCGCTGCCCTGCGGGCCGTCCTGGAGCGGGTGATGGTGCGCCACCGCCGCGGCGACTTTCTGCCCGCGTTTCCGAAGCGCAACGTGCACATGGTGGCGGTCGACCTGACGCTCGCCGAGCGCGAGCTATACGACGCCGTCACCGACGCGGTCCGCGCGGAGTACTGGCGGAGGGTTACCGACGGCGGCTCCATCCTGCCCCTCATCGCCCTGCAGCGCGAGGTCTGCTCCAGCGCGGCCGCGCTTAGGGCGACACTGGAGCAGATCGCGGACGGCGAGTGGCGCCGCCGTTACGCCGGGTTGTGGTCGCTGGCGGCCGCGGCGCGGGAATCGGCCAAGGCCCGCGCCCTGGAGCAGGTCGTCCGCGGCGCCGGCGACAAGGTCCTCGTGTACACCGAGTACCGGGCCACACAGGACGACCTCGTGGCGCGGCTGCGCAAGGCCGGCGTCGACGTGGTCGCGTTCCACGGCGGGCTGGCGGCGTCCGCCAAGGACGAGGTCCTGCGCGCGTTCGCCCGCGGCGCGCGCGTGCTGGTCAGCACGGAGTGCGGCGGGGAGGGTCTGAACCTCCAGTTCTGCCGCCATCTCGTCAACTACGACCTGCCGTGGAACCCGATGCGCGTGGAGCAGCGCATCGGCCGCGTCCACCGCCTCGGCCAGGAGGCGGATGTGCACGTGTACAATCTCTTCGCCCGCGATACCATCGAAGAGGCGATCCTCGACCTGCTCCACGCCAAGATCGACCTGTTCCGGCAGGTCGTCGGCGAGCTGGACGTGATCCTCCGGCACCTGGAGCGGAAGCGCTCCATCGAGCGGACCATCCTGCACATCGCCCTCAGCGTGCGCGACCGGCGGGAGCTCGCGGCGCGCTTCCACCAATTGGGCGAGGAAATGGCCGAAGTGGCGCGCAGGGTCCACGAGGGCGTCCCCGAACTGGTGTAAGGCGGGGGGTTGACGACGGCATGGCGGGCGACGCCTTCCAGTTGGCGGCGTACATCGAGCACACCTATCTCAAGCCCGAGGGCGCGGAATCGCAGGTCCTCCAGCTTTGCGCCGAGGCGGTCGAGGGCGGGCTGTTCGGCGTGTGCGTGCAGCCGGCGTACGTGCGCAGGGCCAGCGAGGCGCTCTCCGGTCACGGCGTGCGCTTGGTCACCGTGGTCGGGTTTCCGCACGGCGCGAACGCCAGCGAGGTCAAGGCGTTCGAGGCGGAGCGGGCGGTCGCGGACGGGGCCGACGAGATCGACATGGTGGCGAATCTCGGCTGGGCCATGGCGGGCGAGTGGCGCCGCGTGGAGCGCGACGTGGCGGCCGTCGTCGGCGCGGCGAGCGGGCGCCCGGTCAAGGTCATTCTGGAGACGGCGCTTCTCGGGGACGAGGCCCGCATCCGCGAGGCCGCGCGCGCGGCGCTGGCCGGTGGGGCCGCATTCCTCAAGACCAGCACCGGCTTCGGGCCGGGTGGCGCGACGGTGCCCCACGTGCGCTGGCTTCGGGAGGAGGCCGGCGCGCGGGCGAAAGTCAAGGCCGCGGGCGGCATCCGCACGGTGGAGCAGGCGCTGGCGCTGATTTCGGCCGGGGCCGACCGCCTGGGCACGAGCCGCGGTCTCGACCTGGTGCGGGAGTGGCGCGCGGCCGGGTCGCCGTCGCCGGGACCGGCTCCGGGCCGGTGAAAACTCTTGCCGTTGCAGGACTTGCCCGCATTTCAACAGAATTTTCGTCGGGACAACCTGGGAAGGCAGGCGAAGAGATTGCGGACGAAGACGCAGCGCATCGGCACGCGCGCAGCGCTGGCCCTGTTGCTCGGCGTCGTCTTGCTCGTCGCGCTGGGCTGCGGCGGGCAATCGGCGCCGTCCTCGGAGTCCGGCGCCAGCGGCGGACAGACGTCGGAGCCCGCCGCCAACGACGATCTCGCCAAGATCAAGGCGGCCGGCAAGATCACATTCGCCACCGACGGCGCGTATCCGCCGGACGAATTCACGGACCAGAACGGCCAGCTCGTCGGGTTCGACATCGACCTCGGCAAGGCCATCGCGAAGGAGCTCGGCGTCCAGTACGACGTCAAGATCGTGGAGTGGGACGGGATCATCCCCGGCCTCGTCACGGGTAAGTACGACGCCATCCTCAGCTCGATGAACGACACCGAGGAACGGCGCCAGCAGGTCGACTTCATCGACTACATCAGCATGGGCCAGGTGATCGTCGTAAAGGCCGGCAACCCGAAGAACATCCAGAGCCTTGACGACCTCAAAGGCAAGACGATCGCCGTGCAGACGGGCACCACGAACGCAGACGTCGCGAAGGACATCGAAGGGACCAACGTGAAGCTCTTCGACACCTTCACCGACGCCCTGCTCGCCGTGAGCAACGGGCAGGCCGACGCCAGCATCCTGGACGAGCCGGTCGCCCGCTACTACGGCAAGACGGCCCCGGACAGGTACGTGGTCGTCGGCCAGCCGTTCAACGAGGCGCCCATGGGCATCGCCATCCGCAAGAACCAGCCCAACCTCAAGAAGGCCATCGAGGACGCGCTCAACAAGCTCAAGAGCGACGGCACCTACGACAAGATCTACGCCGATTGGTTCGGCACCAAGTAAGCACGTCGTACGCTCCGTCCACGACGGGGGCAGCCGTCTCGGCCGCCCTCGTCGTGTGCCGGACGCGGTTGCGGAGGAGGTTTTCGTTTGCCCACGCCCACCCTTTCCGGGCTCGATTTTTGGGGCGTTATGGTCAAGACCGCGCCGTGGTTCTTGCGCGGCGCCGAGTTCACGCTTTTGCTCACGGTGGTCGGCAGCTTCTTCGGGGTCATCCTGGGGCTGCTCGCGGCGCTCGCGCGCCTTTCTTCCTTCGGACCCGTGCGCGCGATCGGCACGTTTTACACGTGGATCTTCCGCGGCACGCCCCTTCTGGTGCAGATCTTTCTCGTTTACTTCGGCCTGCCCTCGCTCGGCTTCACGCTGTTCAACAACGCGCTCGTGTCGGGGTCGGTGGCGCTCAGCCTGAACACCGGCGCCTATCTGGCGGAGGTGTTCCGCGCGGCCATCGAGTCGATCCCCCGCGGGCAGATGGAGGCGGCGAGGTCGCTCGGCATGAGCTATGCGCAGGCGATGCGGCGCGTCATCCTGCCGCAGGGGTTCCGCCGCATGATCCCGCCGTCGATCAACCAG encodes the following:
- a CDS encoding site-2 protease family protein, which encodes MMTDLTVLIYGVPGLLFALSFHEYAHAWMATRLGDPTPRAAGRLTLNPFAHVDWLGLIMLWVARFGWAKPVPVDPRNFAQPRAGMLWTALAGPVANAIAAVASAWLLVRADRLFGEAAGVADAIRIILYLSLVYNVSLAIFNLIPIPPLDGSRILGSLLPPHAAWRYQQVEAYGWLVLLLLVASGYVGNLISPLIGFGTRTLLGWFAP
- the lysA gene encoding diaminopimelate decarboxylase, which produces MLCFSGVRLTELADRYGTPLLVLSEDVARAAAGRFIEAFRRAFGPRASVSYAAKALALPAFFRALADLDLSFDVVSAGEVAAARFAGVAPERLRLHGNNKSDDELRLAARGGVGQVVIDNPDELERWIALRREEQPPALLRVAPGLSPDTHEYISTGGRGGKFGFDGPSGEALRGLLRAHEAGVRLAGLHAHLGSQIGDASIYAAGVRYLYDLRRQFAERTGVWLEEVNIGGGPAYRYVDEKPLDAETWAAAVAEAERAAAAGQPPARIGIEPGRAIAAPAGLTIYTAGDTHRVPGFTPVVAVDGGMGDNIRPALYQARYRAARVEGDGPVEICHVVGRYCESGDVLLAGAALPRLRRGDRLAVFGTGAYTFPMSMRYNAVPRPAVVMLRNGEHACVCERETEEDLLRGQRLAPWQAS
- a CDS encoding DEAD/DEAH box helicase, with product MPLECLSEVEARFRRRGWALHPYQVRAAERIVEEMGGSGILADEVGLGKTIEAGLVILELQRRERCRDVLVLVPASLTYQWRRELAEKFGLRTTDRAGEGGIVVRSLDAAKRDGRAGGLLGRRWDLVVVDEAHRLKNRRTRVHQFVAALDRRHLVLISATPLQNDLTELYALVSLIQPDLFGGFESFQRRFLMDRRTPRDPAALRAVLERVMVRHRRGDFLPAFPKRNVHMVAVDLTLAERELYDAVTDAVRAEYWRRVTDGGSILPLIALQREVCSSAAALRATLEQIADGEWRRRYAGLWSLAAAARESAKARALEQVVRGAGDKVLVYTEYRATQDDLVARLRKAGVDVVAFHGGLAASAKDEVLRAFARGARVLVSTECGGEGLNLQFCRHLVNYDLPWNPMRVEQRIGRVHRLGQEADVHVYNLFARDTIEEAILDLLHAKIDLFRQVVGELDVILRHLERKRSIERTILHIALSVRDRRELAARFHQLGEEMAEVARRVHEGVPELV
- the scpB gene encoding SMC-Scp complex subunit ScpB, translated to MNPLVPQVEALLFAAEEPLTTARLADLCGVERGAVEAALRELEGALADASRGIQLEAVAGGWRLVTKPAHADVIARLKGPAGAPLSPAALETLAIILYQQPVTRAEIDALRGVHSESALHTLIERGFVREVGRKDAPGRPALYGTTRRVLTYFGIRDVRDLPDPRTLLPSDAPRQLFLRVPPKAQGQD
- a CDS encoding DUF2953 domain-containing protein, which gives rise to MSAPHLSVAWVVAVAVAGLLAAAALVRVSLGVHVRWDERPARREGIVEWRCGPLGGTAPLPLPKDLPLRLDSLDVTVRDVRRWVRDLRAHVPELLAMGVAFGGARLETLVLRVQVGTGDAAQTAIAYGLVHAALWPALVASARAWRYRGRPDIAIWPDFSPWPSWSFEAHCIWSWRLGHLIAALGRIALGQVARAVARWAKRMVLEVRPS
- the ytfJ gene encoding GerW family sporulation protein, producing MSEHAIQGLMQTAMESLKGMIDVNTVVGDAVETKDGTVIVPVSRVAFGFAAGGSDWPGARGEAHPFGGGSGAGVSVQPVAFLVVSPNAIRLLPVGDRGTVERLLDMTPEVLDRLQGVLQKNGDGRRAAMRDGTALATRTSPAGGDAAKSQATSDPYGPYPTD
- a CDS encoding DNA ligase, yielding MPPVVMEPVLWPEPFDDPRFAFQVKWDGIRLLTWVSGGAIRARTRRGHPREHAYPELEALAEGPDAVYDGEMVVLVDGRPSFPAVLRRDRARDARAVARLARAWPAVYQVFDILWEDGRDWRRQPWQARHERLERLLRGRDGRVARVDAWPGEKGSALFEAVERLGLEGVVAKERTSAYLPGKRSDSWRKIKVWRTRNGVVGGYLPGADGLGSVLIGAYDGPWLRYIGRAGSGLSTSDRRVLRAFLDAHRVPASPFRPAPGGLPAEPVWVEPLLVVTVRFQEWTPGLLLRAPTVVAVARGDPRQCRLEDWGVEAPDGVGRDGLGGRTPPDAP
- a CDS encoding amino acid ABC transporter permease, producing MVKTAPWFLRGAEFTLLLTVVGSFFGVILGLLAALARLSSFGPVRAIGTFYTWIFRGTPLLVQIFLVYFGLPSLGFTLFNNALVSGSVALSLNTGAYLAEVFRAAIESIPRGQMEAARSLGMSYAQAMRRVILPQGFRRMIPPSINQFVALLKDSSLVATISVFEITFVAKTITAASFRSFELFSLAALYYLVLTTLFTSLGAWVEKRLLAYE
- the deoC gene encoding deoxyribose-phosphate aldolase → MAGDAFQLAAYIEHTYLKPEGAESQVLQLCAEAVEGGLFGVCVQPAYVRRASEALSGHGVRLVTVVGFPHGANASEVKAFEAERAVADGADEIDMVANLGWAMAGEWRRVERDVAAVVGAASGRPVKVILETALLGDEARIREAARAALAGGAAFLKTSTGFGPGGATVPHVRWLREEAGARAKVKAAGGIRTVEQALALISAGADRLGTSRGLDLVREWRAAGSPSPGPAPGR
- a CDS encoding Ku protein; translated protein: MRSIWNGALSFGLVHIPVRLYAATEDRDVHFRQLHRADHTPIQYRRHCPACGQDVSAEEIVRGYEYLPGQFVVVDDEDLEKLPLPTSKTVEILDFVRVEEVDPIYFDRSYFLAPAEGGARPFALLRATMGRSGRAGLCRIALRAKERLGLVRLYGDDALVLETLHYPDEIRQPAGLEDLRQLPAPSERELAIAEQLVQSLSVPFQPERYHDRYREALRDLIERKVAGQEIVEPAPVEERVPRDLLAALEESVRRVEAQRALAGRTS
- a CDS encoding segregation/condensation protein A, coding for MTATRQEPDDLAEAIRWTEERLAAGEGVPLAPLAERARRRWARMDAADLEPASQALVQLARLVEKRARLLFPPEPAPQENEAEGEGEEAGGPFLPGEELLERLAALEAYQDVAKALQAYQQEARRKYPRGAAGRPRLVEEPADAVSADALLAAFRAVWERAREQSRQVAREPVTIRDRMREILRRVQVGPVAFDGLFGASAGRRDVILTFLALLELIRLGEVVARQEDPRAPIVVFPGRPASGRGGGGR
- the ligD gene encoding non-homologous end-joining DNA ligase, which produces MGSEETVWVDGRRLTLRNLDKPFWPDDGLTKGHMVQYYEAVADAILPHLEGRPLVVTRYPDGIHGEWFYQKNRPPGTPEWVPLWPYYSQESRRWLGFVVCRDRATLVWLANQAAIELHPWYSPCMNPEEPDFCVIDLDPMEPATFDDARDVALVLREYLERRGVRAFLKTSGATGLHVYVPLRRGYTYRQTSEAVRRLAVAFVRMWPERCTVERMVNKRGGKVYIDYLQNHMGKTLCAPYSLRPRPGAPVSCPLDWSELASVDPAYWNLRSVPERLRRRGDPWRNMLQERQPLELLVGERIYV
- a CDS encoding basic amino acid ABC transporter substrate-binding protein codes for the protein MRTKTQRIGTRAALALLLGVVLLVALGCGGQSAPSSESGASGGQTSEPAANDDLAKIKAAGKITFATDGAYPPDEFTDQNGQLVGFDIDLGKAIAKELGVQYDVKIVEWDGIIPGLVTGKYDAILSSMNDTEERRQQVDFIDYISMGQVIVVKAGNPKNIQSLDDLKGKTIAVQTGTTNADVAKDIEGTNVKLFDTFTDALLAVSNGQADASILDEPVARYYGKTAPDRYVVVGQPFNEAPMGIAIRKNQPNLKKAIEDALNKLKSDGTYDKIYADWFGTK